In the Nerophis ophidion isolate RoL-2023_Sa linkage group LG01, RoL_Noph_v1.0, whole genome shotgun sequence genome, one interval contains:
- the LOC133549630 gene encoding zinc finger protein OZF-like isoform X2, with translation MLSIPHVQQLIGHPEELSPQSPGASSTLKQETPQPPRIKKEEEELCITQEGECLLEPQENDLTKFPLTVVSVKTDEDEEKPQVDNLLAPLSDSEAEDEVEVPLSSDTDCEGDMKTRTDNKHSECSTKKRGRKCLTCSVFDKSVGKKSNLTHTGENTFNCSVCSKNFTHNRSLTQHMRKHTGGKTFYCSACGQSFTKKCHLTQHMRKHTGEKPFNCSVCGKCFSQKSNLTEHMRRHSKDKTFICTVCSKNFFSRSGLTQHAMTHNGQKTFSCSVCGKNFSQNRYLTQHMRTHADTSAHTGNKSFNCSVCSKRCSSRSGLTEHMMKHTGQKPFSCSVCEKTFSRKGNLMEHARRHTKEITFNCSVCSKVFFSRSGLTRHLMKHTGQKTFSCSVCAKSFTRNSNLTHHLKRHTEEDNC, from the coding sequence acgtccagcagctgattgGTCATCCAGAAGAACTTTCCCCTCAATCTCCCGGGGcgagctccactttgaagcaggagactccacaaccaccccgcattaaaaaggaagaggaggaactctgcatcacgcaggagggagagtgtcttctagaaCCGCAGGAAAATGAtctcaccaagtttccactgactgttgtctctgtgaagactgatgaagatgaagagaaaccacaagtagacaacctcttagctccactatcagatagtgaggctgaagacgaggttgaagtacctttgagcagcgatacagactgtgaaggtgatatgaaGACTCgcactgacaacaaacactctgaatgctctacaaagaagAGAGGTAGAAAATGTTTGACCTGTTCAGTTTTTGAtaaaagcgttggaaaaaagagcaatttaacacacacaggagaaaataCATTTAATTGTTCCGTTTGTAGTAAAAACTTTACTCACAACCGcagtttgactcaacacatgaggaAGCACACAGGAGGAAAAACATTTTACTGTTCAGCTTGTGGacaaagctttactaaaaagtgccatttgactcaacacatgagaaaacacacaggagaaaaaccattcaACTGCTCGGTGTGTGGGAAATGCTTTTCTCAAAAGAGCAATTTGACagaacacatgagaagacactcaaaagacaaaacatttatttGCACAGTTTGtagtaaaaactttttttccagATCGGGTTTGACGCAACACGCTATGACACACAACGGACAAAAAACATTTAGTTGTTCGGTTTGTGGGAAAAACTTCTCTCAAAATAGGTATTTGAcgcaacacatgagaacacacgcgGACACGAGCGCACACACGGGAAATAAATCATTTAATTGCTCAGTTTGTAGCAAACGCTGTTCTTCTAGGTCAggtttgactgaacacatgatgAAACACACTGGACAAAAGCCCttcagttgttcagtttgtgaaAAAACCTTTTCTCGAAAGGGCAATTTGATGGAACACGCAAGACGACACACAAAAGAAATAACCTTTAATTGCTCGGTTTGTAGTAAAGTCTTTTTTTCCAGATCGGGTTTGACTCGACACTTGATGAAACACACTGGGCAAAAAACATTTAGTTGCTCTGTTTGTGCTAAAAGCTTCACTCGAAACAGCAATTTGACTCATCACTTGAAAAGACACACAGAAGAAGACAACTGTTGA